One stretch of Mycteria americana isolate JAX WOST 10 ecotype Jacksonville Zoo and Gardens chromosome 16, USCA_MyAme_1.0, whole genome shotgun sequence DNA includes these proteins:
- the ST6GALNAC2 gene encoding alpha-N-acetylgalactosaminide alpha-2,6-sialyltransferase 2 isoform X3 codes for MFNPQLGEKAAQKCFFFLSKSEPVSLVPPPPGSHPPTAPEEYPSLLQGAAGHPGQDGAGREPRPHPPGRERSGAERRGPGSLRSPLQAARPAVCPVRAARAPTLPLAWAAPAVEVPGMGSPHWKRLCLLLLAGLTSSLLLYGHYYATVESPTSQRIIASLLQPEPLVLAPLGTSLRAGSRQRALDGGLESGKSFKPSAELEEPKPSRKQPSTCLRSVMARAKADPKFGEVFRFDTPVLMWDQHFTLETWDRLKTRHVPYGWQGLSHAVVGSTLRLLNASANRHLFDRDAFPGGCVRCAVVGNGGILNGSRQGKAIDAHDLVFRLNGAVIKGFEEDVGTKISFYGFTVNTMKNSLIAYKEYGFTQIPQAKDLRYIFIPSDIRDYVMLKSAIQGSPVPEGSDKGDEPQKYFGPEASAEKFKLLHPDFLQYLTARFLRSELLNTQYSSIYMPSTGALMLLTALHTCDQVSAYGFITTNYEQFSDHYYELEKKPLVFYANHDMMLEAALWNSLHRAGIMTLYQR; via the exons ATGTTTAATCCCCAGCTCGGAGAAAAAGCAGCgcaaaagtgttttttttttctcagcaagtCTGAACCAGTCAGCCTGGTGCCTCCTCCCCCCGGCTCACACCCTCCCACCGCTCCGGAGGAATATCCCAGCCTGCTCCAAGGTGCAGCTGGGCACCCGGGGCAGGACGGAGCCGGGCGGGAGCCGCGTCCGCACCCAccgggccgggagcggagcggagcggagcggcggggacCGGGGAGTTTGCGGAGCCCGTTGCAGGCAGCGCGGCCGGCGGTGTGCCCGGTGCGGGCAGCGCGGGCTCCCACGCTCCCGCTCGCCTGGGCTGCTCCAGCGGTTGAGGTGCCTGGGATGGGGTCCCCGCACTGGAAGCGGCTCTGCCTTTTGCTCCTGGCAGGTCTAAcatcctccctgctcctctaCGGCCATTACTACGCTACGGTGGAGTCGCCCACCAGCCAGAGGATCATAGCCAG cctgctgcagccGGAGCCGCTGGTCCTGGCTCCACTGGGGACATCGCTCCGAGCCGGCAGCCGCCAACGGGCCCTTGACGGTGGCTTAGAGAG TGGGAAGTCCTTCAAGCCTTCAGCCGAACTGGAGGAGCCCAAGCCCAGCAGAAAGCAG ccgAGCACGTGCCTCCGCTCGGTGATGGCCAGAGCAAAGGCAGACCCCAAGTTCGGGGAGGTCTTCCGCTTCGACACCCCTGTGCTGATGTGGGACCAGCACTTCACTCTGGAGACCTGGGACAGGCTGAAGACACGACACGTCCCCTACGGCTGGCAAGGCTTGTCCCATGCAG TGGTGGGCAGCACCCTCCGGCTCCTCAACGCCTCTGCCAACAGGCACCTCTTCGACAGGGACGCCTTCCCCGGGGGCTGCGTCCGCTGTGCCGTGGTGGGCAACGGCGGCATCCTCAATGGCTCACGGCAGGGCAAGGCAATCGACGCTCACGACTTGGTCTTCAG gCTCAATGGTGCTGTGATCAAAGGCTTCGAGGAGGACGTCGGGACCAAGATCTCCTTCTACGGCTTCACGGTGAACACCATGAAGAACTCCCTCATCGCCTACAAGGAGTATGGCTTCACCCAGATACCCCAGGCCAAG GACCTGAGGTACATCTTCATCCCCTCGGACATCCGCGACTATGTGATGCTGAAGTCGGCCATCCAGGGCAGCCCGGTCCCCGAGGGCTCGGACAAGGGGGATGA GCCACAGAAGTATTTTGGACCAGAGGCTTCTGCAGAGAAGTTCAAGCTGCTGCATCCTGATTTCTTGCAGTACCTGACAGCAAG GTTCCTGCGGTCGGAGCTCCTGAACACGCAGTACAGCTCCATCTACATGCCCAGCACCGGCGCCCTCATGCTCCTCACCGCGCTCCACACCTGCGACCAG gtCAGTGCCTACGGGTTCATCACCACCAACTACGAGCAGTTCTCAGACCACTACTACGAGCTGGAGAAGAAACCGCTGGTGTTTTATGCCAACCACGACATGATGCTGGAGGCGGCACTGTGGAACAGCCTGCACCGAGCAGGGATCATGACCCTCTACCAGCGGTGA
- the ST6GALNAC2 gene encoding alpha-N-acetylgalactosaminide alpha-2,6-sialyltransferase 2 isoform X2 has protein sequence MFNPQLGEKAAQKCFFFLSKSEPVSLVPPPPGSHPPTAPEEYPSLLQGAAGHPGQDGAGREPRPHPPGRERSGAERRGPGSLRSPLQAARPAVCPVRAARAPTLPLAWAAPAVEVPGMGSPHWKRLCLLLLAGLTSSLLLYGHYYATVESPTSQRIIASLLQPEPLVLAPLGTSLRAGSRQRALDGGLESGKSFKPSAELEEPKPSRKQPSTCLRSVMARAKADPKFGEVFRFDTPVLMWDQHFTLETWDRLKTRHVPYGWQGLSHAVVGSTLRLLNASANRHLFDRDAFPGGCVRCAVVGNGGILNGSRQGKAIDAHDLVFRLNGAVIKGFEEDVGTKISFYGFTVNTMKNSLIAYKEYGFTQIPQAKDLRYIFIPSDIRDYVMLKSAIQGSPVPEGSDKGDEPQKYFGPEASAEKFKLLHPDFLQYLTASRFLRSELLNTQYSSIYMPSTGALMLLTALHTCDQVSAYGFITTNYEQFSDHYYELEKKPLVFYANHDMMLEAALWNSLHRAGIMTLYQR, from the exons ATGTTTAATCCCCAGCTCGGAGAAAAAGCAGCgcaaaagtgttttttttttctcagcaagtCTGAACCAGTCAGCCTGGTGCCTCCTCCCCCCGGCTCACACCCTCCCACCGCTCCGGAGGAATATCCCAGCCTGCTCCAAGGTGCAGCTGGGCACCCGGGGCAGGACGGAGCCGGGCGGGAGCCGCGTCCGCACCCAccgggccgggagcggagcggagcggagcggcggggacCGGGGAGTTTGCGGAGCCCGTTGCAGGCAGCGCGGCCGGCGGTGTGCCCGGTGCGGGCAGCGCGGGCTCCCACGCTCCCGCTCGCCTGGGCTGCTCCAGCGGTTGAGGTGCCTGGGATGGGGTCCCCGCACTGGAAGCGGCTCTGCCTTTTGCTCCTGGCAGGTCTAAcatcctccctgctcctctaCGGCCATTACTACGCTACGGTGGAGTCGCCCACCAGCCAGAGGATCATAGCCAG cctgctgcagccGGAGCCGCTGGTCCTGGCTCCACTGGGGACATCGCTCCGAGCCGGCAGCCGCCAACGGGCCCTTGACGGTGGCTTAGAGAG TGGGAAGTCCTTCAAGCCTTCAGCCGAACTGGAGGAGCCCAAGCCCAGCAGAAAGCAG ccgAGCACGTGCCTCCGCTCGGTGATGGCCAGAGCAAAGGCAGACCCCAAGTTCGGGGAGGTCTTCCGCTTCGACACCCCTGTGCTGATGTGGGACCAGCACTTCACTCTGGAGACCTGGGACAGGCTGAAGACACGACACGTCCCCTACGGCTGGCAAGGCTTGTCCCATGCAG TGGTGGGCAGCACCCTCCGGCTCCTCAACGCCTCTGCCAACAGGCACCTCTTCGACAGGGACGCCTTCCCCGGGGGCTGCGTCCGCTGTGCCGTGGTGGGCAACGGCGGCATCCTCAATGGCTCACGGCAGGGCAAGGCAATCGACGCTCACGACTTGGTCTTCAG gCTCAATGGTGCTGTGATCAAAGGCTTCGAGGAGGACGTCGGGACCAAGATCTCCTTCTACGGCTTCACGGTGAACACCATGAAGAACTCCCTCATCGCCTACAAGGAGTATGGCTTCACCCAGATACCCCAGGCCAAG GACCTGAGGTACATCTTCATCCCCTCGGACATCCGCGACTATGTGATGCTGAAGTCGGCCATCCAGGGCAGCCCGGTCCCCGAGGGCTCGGACAAGGGGGATGA GCCACAGAAGTATTTTGGACCAGAGGCTTCTGCAGAGAAGTTCAAGCTGCTGCATCCTGATTTCTTGCAGTACCTGACAGCAA GCAGGTTCCTGCGGTCGGAGCTCCTGAACACGCAGTACAGCTCCATCTACATGCCCAGCACCGGCGCCCTCATGCTCCTCACCGCGCTCCACACCTGCGACCAG gtCAGTGCCTACGGGTTCATCACCACCAACTACGAGCAGTTCTCAGACCACTACTACGAGCTGGAGAAGAAACCGCTGGTGTTTTATGCCAACCACGACATGATGCTGGAGGCGGCACTGTGGAACAGCCTGCACCGAGCAGGGATCATGACCCTCTACCAGCGGTGA
- the ST6GALNAC2 gene encoding alpha-N-acetylgalactosaminide alpha-2,6-sialyltransferase 2 isoform X1, whose product MFNPQLGEKAAQKCFFFLSKSEPVSLVPPPPGSHPPTAPEEYPSLLQGAAGHPGQDGAGREPRPHPPGRERSGAERRGPGSLRSPLQAARPAVCPVRAARAPTLPLAWAAPAVEVPGMGSPHWKRLCLLLLAGLTSSLLLYGHYYATVESPTSQRIIASLLQPEPLVLAPLGTSLRAGSRQRALDGGLESGKSFKPSAELEEPKPSRKQPSTCLRSVMARAKADPKFGEVFRFDTPVLMWDQHFTLETWDRLKTRHVPYGWQGLSHAVVGSTLRLLNASANRHLFDRDAFPGGCVRCAVVGNGGILNGSRQGKAIDAHDLVFRLNGAVIKGFEEDVGTKISFYGFTVNTMKNSLIAYKEYGFTQIPQAKDLRYIFIPSDIRDYVMLKSAIQGSPVPEGSDKGDEPQKYFGPEASAEKFKLLHPDFLQYLTARHQRHRVHGGGWTGAGCCWVWCWGPRCRAGGEPPRPTTSTRRFLRSELLNTQYSSIYMPSTGALMLLTALHTCDQVSAYGFITTNYEQFSDHYYELEKKPLVFYANHDMMLEAALWNSLHRAGIMTLYQR is encoded by the exons ATGTTTAATCCCCAGCTCGGAGAAAAAGCAGCgcaaaagtgttttttttttctcagcaagtCTGAACCAGTCAGCCTGGTGCCTCCTCCCCCCGGCTCACACCCTCCCACCGCTCCGGAGGAATATCCCAGCCTGCTCCAAGGTGCAGCTGGGCACCCGGGGCAGGACGGAGCCGGGCGGGAGCCGCGTCCGCACCCAccgggccgggagcggagcggagcggagcggcggggacCGGGGAGTTTGCGGAGCCCGTTGCAGGCAGCGCGGCCGGCGGTGTGCCCGGTGCGGGCAGCGCGGGCTCCCACGCTCCCGCTCGCCTGGGCTGCTCCAGCGGTTGAGGTGCCTGGGATGGGGTCCCCGCACTGGAAGCGGCTCTGCCTTTTGCTCCTGGCAGGTCTAAcatcctccctgctcctctaCGGCCATTACTACGCTACGGTGGAGTCGCCCACCAGCCAGAGGATCATAGCCAG cctgctgcagccGGAGCCGCTGGTCCTGGCTCCACTGGGGACATCGCTCCGAGCCGGCAGCCGCCAACGGGCCCTTGACGGTGGCTTAGAGAG TGGGAAGTCCTTCAAGCCTTCAGCCGAACTGGAGGAGCCCAAGCCCAGCAGAAAGCAG ccgAGCACGTGCCTCCGCTCGGTGATGGCCAGAGCAAAGGCAGACCCCAAGTTCGGGGAGGTCTTCCGCTTCGACACCCCTGTGCTGATGTGGGACCAGCACTTCACTCTGGAGACCTGGGACAGGCTGAAGACACGACACGTCCCCTACGGCTGGCAAGGCTTGTCCCATGCAG TGGTGGGCAGCACCCTCCGGCTCCTCAACGCCTCTGCCAACAGGCACCTCTTCGACAGGGACGCCTTCCCCGGGGGCTGCGTCCGCTGTGCCGTGGTGGGCAACGGCGGCATCCTCAATGGCTCACGGCAGGGCAAGGCAATCGACGCTCACGACTTGGTCTTCAG gCTCAATGGTGCTGTGATCAAAGGCTTCGAGGAGGACGTCGGGACCAAGATCTCCTTCTACGGCTTCACGGTGAACACCATGAAGAACTCCCTCATCGCCTACAAGGAGTATGGCTTCACCCAGATACCCCAGGCCAAG GACCTGAGGTACATCTTCATCCCCTCGGACATCCGCGACTATGTGATGCTGAAGTCGGCCATCCAGGGCAGCCCGGTCCCCGAGGGCTCGGACAAGGGGGATGA GCCACAGAAGTATTTTGGACCAGAGGCTTCTGCAGAGAAGTTCAAGCTGCTGCATCCTGATTTCTTGCAGTACCTGACAGCAAG GCACCAGCGTCACCGAGTGCATGGTGGGGGCTGGACAggcgctgggtgctgctgggtctGGTGCTGGGGGCCGCGGTGCCGTGCTGGCGGTGAGCCCCCCCGACCCACCACGTCCACCCGCAGGTTCCTGCGGTCGGAGCTCCTGAACACGCAGTACAGCTCCATCTACATGCCCAGCACCGGCGCCCTCATGCTCCTCACCGCGCTCCACACCTGCGACCAG gtCAGTGCCTACGGGTTCATCACCACCAACTACGAGCAGTTCTCAGACCACTACTACGAGCTGGAGAAGAAACCGCTGGTGTTTTATGCCAACCACGACATGATGCTGGAGGCGGCACTGTGGAACAGCCTGCACCGAGCAGGGATCATGACCCTCTACCAGCGGTGA